A section of the Rhodobacteraceae bacterium M382 genome encodes:
- a CDS encoding iron ABC transporter permease, giving the protein MTQAATNTNPTKATGLWITALLGVVALLGSLSVAVSVGAVAVSLETVWGILINKIAPDTISQDWSKGREAIVWDIRFPRAILACFVGAGLAMVGASLQAVTRNPLADPHLLGISAGGAFGAILALLHTGLFLGLLTVPLLAFLGSLGATLIVLAVSRFASATSADRLVLAGVAVSFIVMSAANVLIFLGDPKATHTVVFWMLGGLGLAQWDQLMYPASVLLACGTYLWLKSGTLNAMTVGDETATTLGIPVDRFRLTIFVIGALITGVMVAFSGIIGFVGLMIPHIVRLLVGGDYQRLLPISALCGAVFLVWADIIARTIMAPDDMPIGIVTGLIGGVFFVWILRRRIG; this is encoded by the coding sequence ATGACACAGGCAGCAACCAACACAAATCCCACGAAGGCTACAGGTCTATGGATTACTGCCCTTTTGGGGGTCGTGGCACTTTTGGGCTCACTGTCGGTTGCCGTCAGCGTCGGGGCCGTCGCGGTTTCCCTTGAAACCGTCTGGGGCATTCTGATCAACAAGATTGCCCCAGACACGATTTCCCAAGACTGGTCGAAAGGACGTGAGGCCATCGTCTGGGATATCCGTTTCCCAAGGGCGATCCTCGCCTGTTTTGTCGGCGCAGGTTTGGCCATGGTCGGCGCGAGCCTTCAGGCTGTGACACGCAATCCATTGGCTGATCCGCATTTGTTGGGCATTTCGGCGGGCGGCGCGTTCGGAGCTATTTTGGCTCTACTGCACACGGGGCTGTTCCTTGGCCTATTGACCGTCCCGTTGTTGGCATTTCTCGGCTCTCTTGGCGCGACATTGATCGTACTAGCGGTTTCTCGATTCGCCTCCGCAACCAGTGCTGACAGGTTGGTTCTAGCAGGTGTGGCCGTGTCTTTCATCGTGATGTCAGCGGCGAACGTCCTGATCTTTCTCGGCGACCCAAAGGCCACTCATACGGTCGTGTTCTGGATGTTGGGCGGCCTTGGCTTGGCGCAATGGGATCAATTGATGTACCCAGCATCCGTTCTTCTTGCCTGTGGCACGTACCTGTGGCTCAAGTCAGGAACACTAAACGCAATGACGGTCGGGGACGAAACGGCGACCACGCTTGGAATCCCTGTCGACCGCTTCAGGCTGACAATTTTCGTGATCGGTGCCTTGATCACAGGGGTCATGGTCGCGTTCTCAGGTATCATAGGTTTTGTCGGCCTGATGATCCCGCACATCGTGCGTCTGCTCGTTGGTGGAGACTATCAACGTCTCCTCCCGATTTCAGCACTGTGCGGTGCTGTATTCCTTGTTTGGGCTGACATCATCGCCCGGACCATCATGGCACCAGATGATATGCCGATTGGAATTGTAACGGGCCTGATTGGCGGGGTGTTTTTCGTTTGGATTCTGAGGAGAAGGATTGGCTGA
- a CDS encoding TRAP transporter large permease, whose translation MDPILLGGIVAIATIMVLFSGVSVALGLLIVSTGFLLIFDGLRSLELIPEILFGKLDNFALLSIPMFIIMGSSIASTRAGADLYEALERWLTRVPGGLVISNLGACALFAAMSGSSPATCAAIGKMGIPEMRKRGYPDGVAAGSIAAGGTLGILIPPSVTMIVYGIATETSIGRLFLAGVLPGLLLVLLFMIWSLYSTWQSGDKQLLSAGNYTWKEKFEILPRVLPFLAIIVGVLYAMYGGIATPSETAAVGALLCLLIAMIIYKLWNPKDLWVVLRDSTKESVMIMFIIAAAGVFSYMLSSLFITQAIAEWIGTLDVNRWVLMAFVMLFLLIAGFFLPPVAVILMAAPILLPIITTAGFDPIWFAVVLTINMEIGLISPPVGLNLYVINGIAPDISLKTILKGSLPFVACMVIAIILLCFFPGIATWLPDFVMGEAV comes from the coding sequence ATGGACCCGATCCTACTTGGTGGCATCGTCGCAATCGCGACAATCATGGTGCTTTTCTCCGGCGTTTCGGTTGCTCTGGGACTGCTAATCGTTTCAACCGGGTTTTTGCTGATCTTCGATGGTCTGCGTTCTCTTGAACTCATTCCTGAAATTCTGTTCGGCAAGCTCGACAACTTTGCGCTTCTTTCGATCCCGATGTTTATCATCATGGGTTCATCAATCGCCTCGACGCGGGCGGGGGCAGACCTCTACGAAGCTCTTGAACGCTGGTTGACCCGTGTTCCTGGCGGGTTGGTCATTTCGAACCTTGGGGCGTGTGCGCTTTTTGCGGCGATGTCCGGCTCCAGCCCGGCAACCTGCGCCGCGATTGGCAAAATGGGCATCCCCGAGATGCGCAAGCGTGGATATCCTGATGGCGTGGCGGCGGGTTCAATTGCAGCGGGCGGCACATTGGGGATCTTGATCCCACCATCCGTGACAATGATCGTCTACGGCATCGCGACGGAAACTTCGATTGGCCGTCTCTTCCTTGCGGGCGTTCTTCCTGGGTTGCTGCTTGTGTTGTTGTTCATGATCTGGTCGCTTTATTCGACCTGGCAGTCTGGCGATAAGCAACTGTTGTCGGCAGGGAACTACACTTGGAAAGAGAAGTTCGAAATCCTGCCGCGTGTACTGCCGTTCCTCGCAATCATCGTAGGTGTGCTCTACGCCATGTACGGCGGCATCGCGACACCTTCGGAAACAGCCGCTGTTGGTGCACTTCTGTGCCTGCTGATCGCCATGATCATTTACAAGCTTTGGAATCCCAAAGACCTGTGGGTTGTTCTTCGGGACAGCACCAAGGAAAGCGTGATGATCATGTTCATCATCGCCGCTGCGGGTGTGTTTTCCTACATGTTGTCGAGCCTCTTCATCACGCAAGCGATTGCCGAGTGGATCGGAACATTGGATGTCAACCGTTGGGTGCTGATGGCATTTGTCATGTTGTTCCTGTTGATCGCGGGCTTCTTCCTGCCGCCTGTGGCTGTGATCCTGATGGCTGCACCCATCCTGTTGCCAATCATCACTACCGCTGGCTTCGATCCGATCTGGTTCGCAGTTGTTCTGACGATCAACATGGAGATTGGGTTGATATCACCGCCAGTGGGTCTGAACCTTTACGTGATCAACGGCATTGCGCCGGACATCTCGCTCAAGACCATCCTGAAGGGGTCTCTGCCTTTCGTGGCCTGCATGGTGATCGCAATTATCCTGCTCTGCTTCTTCCCTGGCATCGCAACTTGGTTGCCTGACTTTGTGATGGGAGAAGCGGTATGA
- a CDS encoding malonyl-CoA synthase codes for MANPLYDTLFGQHQGKTTAFLELADGTIISHNEYLELAAQYAHVFTQLGVKPGDRVAVQIGKSPQALAVYAACVQAGIVFLPLNTAYTPDEVSYFVENSGARVLLCDGKRSEALQPVAEAAGAVLETMNNDGTGSFTLQAEVMPSAFSTVERSEDDLAAFLYTSGTTGRSKGAMLTQGNLLSNCKALAKEWEFTSEDVLLHALPIFHTHGLFVATNISLLAGSKIFFMPKFDLDVIIERMPTATTMMGVPTFYTRLLEDARFTKDLAKDMRLFVSGSAPLLAETHVQFEERTGHRILERYGMTETNMNTSNPYKGERRAGTVGFPLPGVEIKITDSNTGATLPQGDIGEIEVRGPNVFKGYWQMPEKTAEELREDGFFITGDLGQIDEDGYLHIVGRNKDLIISGGYNIYPKEIELLLDEEDGVLESAVVGVPHPDFGETVVGVLVAEAGAELDLDAIKGNIGSSLARFKHPQKLVVLPELPRNTMGKVQKKELREEYKDLFAPA; via the coding sequence ATGGCAAACCCTTTGTATGATACACTTTTCGGGCAACACCAGGGTAAGACGACAGCGTTTCTGGAGTTGGCGGATGGCACGATCATTTCGCACAACGAATACCTGGAACTTGCTGCGCAATACGCGCACGTGTTCACACAGCTTGGCGTCAAGCCCGGTGATCGCGTTGCGGTCCAGATCGGAAAGTCACCACAAGCTCTGGCCGTCTACGCAGCTTGTGTTCAGGCCGGGATCGTTTTCTTGCCTTTGAACACCGCCTACACACCTGACGAAGTTTCATATTTTGTTGAAAACAGCGGCGCGCGGGTTTTGCTGTGCGACGGCAAACGATCCGAAGCTTTGCAACCTGTTGCTGAGGCGGCAGGCGCAGTTCTGGAAACAATGAACAACGACGGCACCGGAAGTTTTACTTTGCAGGCCGAGGTGATGCCATCTGCATTTTCGACTGTCGAGCGTTCAGAAGATGATTTGGCCGCGTTCCTCTATACATCCGGAACAACAGGGCGTTCTAAAGGAGCGATGCTGACCCAAGGCAATCTACTATCAAATTGCAAAGCTTTGGCAAAGGAGTGGGAATTCACCTCTGAGGACGTTCTGCTTCACGCTCTGCCGATCTTCCATACCCATGGACTGTTTGTAGCCACAAATATCTCGCTTCTGGCGGGCAGCAAGATCTTCTTTATGCCGAAATTCGATCTGGATGTAATCATTGAACGAATGCCGACGGCAACCACCATGATGGGCGTTCCGACGTTTTACACACGCCTGTTGGAAGACGCGCGTTTCACCAAAGATTTGGCGAAAGACATGCGTCTGTTCGTTTCGGGGAGCGCACCACTTCTCGCAGAAACACATGTGCAGTTTGAAGAACGCACCGGCCACCGTATCCTTGAGCGCTACGGCATGACTGAAACCAACATGAACACGTCCAACCCATACAAGGGCGAGCGTCGTGCTGGCACTGTTGGCTTTCCGCTTCCCGGCGTTGAGATCAAGATCACTGACAGCAACACGGGCGCGACCTTGCCCCAAGGTGATATCGGCGAGATTGAGGTGCGTGGCCCCAACGTCTTCAAAGGGTATTGGCAGATGCCCGAGAAAACAGCCGAGGAGCTGCGGGAAGACGGCTTCTTCATTACTGGTGACCTCGGACAGATCGATGAAGACGGTTACTTGCACATCGTTGGTCGCAACAAAGACCTGATAATCTCGGGCGGCTACAACATATACCCCAAAGAGATCGAGCTCCTGTTGGATGAGGAAGACGGTGTTCTTGAAAGCGCTGTCGTTGGTGTTCCGCATCCAGACTTTGGTGAAACCGTTGTTGGCGTTCTTGTCGCCGAAGCAGGTGCCGAACTCGACCTCGACGCGATCAAAGGCAACATCGGCAGTTCCCTCGCGCGTTTCAAGCACCCCCAAAAGTTGGTCGTTCTGCCAGAACTCCCACGAAACACGATGGGCAAGGTGCAAAAGAAGGAATTGCGCGAAGAATACAAAGACTTGTTCGCTCCCGCTTAA
- the dctP gene encoding TRAP transporter substrate-binding protein DctP produces MKTKFLTTVAAVAAMGIGSTISAEELRLSHQWSTKDIRNQVAQIVADEVAAADVDLEIKIFGSKSLFKPREQYRPLSRGQLDMTVLPLSYAGGQQPAFNLTLMPGLVKNHDHAARLSNSPYMEALEEKMAEDDVMVLVHGYLAGGFVGKEGCITKPSDVDGLQTRAAGKAFEQMLAGANASITSMASSEIYNAMQTGILNAANTSSSSFVSYRIYEQAACYTPATKDVALWFMYQPLLMNKSTFEGLSAEQQAALLAASEKAEAYYLEEAKKQDAASVEVFEKAGVEIAEMSPEDFAEWRALAQETSYKLFVEDVPDGQALLDMALAVE; encoded by the coding sequence ATGAAAACGAAATTTCTTACGACTGTCGCTGCGGTCGCGGCAATGGGCATTGGGTCGACAATCAGCGCCGAAGAACTTCGCTTGTCACATCAGTGGTCAACAAAAGACATCCGCAATCAAGTGGCGCAGATCGTTGCCGATGAAGTCGCTGCTGCCGATGTCGATCTCGAAATCAAGATCTTTGGGTCAAAATCACTCTTTAAACCGCGCGAGCAATATCGCCCGTTGAGCCGCGGCCAGTTGGACATGACTGTCTTGCCGTTGAGCTACGCGGGCGGCCAACAGCCTGCCTTCAACCTGACGCTGATGCCTGGCCTTGTGAAAAACCACGATCACGCGGCCCGTTTGAGCAATTCCCCATATATGGAAGCGCTCGAAGAAAAAATGGCTGAAGATGATGTGATGGTGCTGGTGCACGGTTATCTGGCTGGCGGTTTTGTCGGCAAGGAAGGATGCATCACCAAGCCCTCCGATGTTGATGGGCTTCAAACACGTGCTGCCGGTAAAGCTTTCGAGCAGATGTTGGCTGGAGCGAATGCGTCGATCACTTCGATGGCGTCTTCCGAAATCTACAACGCGATGCAAACCGGAATTCTGAATGCAGCGAACACATCGTCTTCCTCTTTCGTTTCCTATCGGATTTACGAGCAGGCGGCGTGCTACACACCAGCGACAAAAGACGTTGCGCTGTGGTTCATGTACCAACCCCTTCTGATGAACAAATCGACCTTCGAAGGATTGAGTGCTGAACAACAGGCAGCACTGTTGGCCGCGTCGGAAAAGGCCGAAGCCTACTACTTGGAAGAAGCGAAAAAACAAGACGCCGCTTCGGTTGAGGTCTTCGAGAAAGCCGGTGTGGAAATCGCAGAAATGTCGCCTGAAGACTTCGCGGAATGGCGCGCTCTGGCCCAGGAAACATCCTACAAATTGTTTGTTGAGGATGTTCCGGACGGTCAGGCATTGCTCGATATGGCTCTCGCCGTCGAGTAA
- a CDS encoding malonyl-CoA decarboxylase, with protein MSYFSELISTVFERRYQKALSNEVDGRTTADLCEALLSSHGEVSGVTLARNLLDRYAAMSDEEKIAFFEFMTHELEIDPEEVVSSLNAYKEKPSKGTYRAFAAACEPRRQELARRLNQVPGATGQLVQMRKDLLGMMNERPDLEPLDVDFRHLFASWFNRGFLVLRPIDWASPADILEKIIAYEAVHEIDSWDDLRRRLKPTDRRCFGFFHPSMADEPLIFVEVALTKGVPSSVQDLLADEREEIEAENADTAVFYSISNCQSGLAGISFGNSLIKQVVSDLSKDLPNLTTFVTLSPIPSLNKWLGGTNLDALKAADNQALAAHYLLEAKRSDGMPFDPVARFHLGNGAMVHAVHAEADVSPNGRKQSNGTMVNYLYDLSQISQNHEQFVGEKTVVASAAVKTLSGSVTPKS; from the coding sequence ATGAGCTACTTCAGCGAACTGATCTCGACGGTATTCGAGCGGCGTTACCAAAAAGCGCTCTCCAATGAAGTCGATGGCAGGACAACGGCAGATTTGTGTGAGGCACTGCTCAGTAGCCATGGGGAAGTGTCGGGTGTAACTCTCGCACGCAACCTGTTGGATCGCTACGCAGCGATGAGCGACGAAGAAAAAATAGCATTCTTCGAGTTCATGACACATGAGCTTGAGATTGATCCTGAAGAAGTCGTCAGCTCGCTGAACGCTTATAAAGAAAAACCCAGCAAAGGCACATACCGTGCCTTTGCCGCCGCCTGCGAGCCGCGACGCCAGGAACTGGCAAGGCGCCTCAATCAAGTTCCGGGCGCAACCGGCCAGCTGGTTCAAATGCGCAAAGACTTGCTGGGAATGATGAATGAACGGCCGGACCTTGAACCGCTGGACGTGGACTTCCGACACCTTTTTGCATCCTGGTTCAATCGAGGTTTCCTTGTGCTCCGCCCTATCGATTGGGCCAGCCCTGCGGACATTCTCGAAAAAATCATCGCGTATGAGGCTGTGCATGAAATTGACAGTTGGGATGACCTCAGACGCCGTCTCAAACCAACTGACCGCCGTTGCTTCGGCTTTTTCCATCCCTCGATGGCCGACGAACCTCTCATCTTTGTTGAGGTCGCGCTCACCAAAGGTGTGCCAAGCTCGGTTCAAGATTTGCTCGCAGATGAACGCGAAGAGATCGAGGCGGAAAATGCTGACACTGCTGTCTTTTACTCAATTTCCAACTGTCAGTCTGGACTTGCAGGTATTTCGTTTGGCAACTCGCTGATCAAACAGGTTGTTTCGGACCTATCCAAAGACCTGCCAAACCTCACAACATTTGTAACCCTCTCACCGATCCCGAGTCTGAACAAATGGCTGGGCGGAACAAATCTGGACGCTCTGAAAGCAGCCGACAATCAAGCATTGGCTGCGCACTATTTGCTGGAGGCCAAGAGGTCAGACGGCATGCCATTTGATCCTGTCGCCCGGTTCCATCTCGGCAATGGTGCGATGGTTCATGCTGTACACGCCGAAGCAGATGTTTCGCCCAATGGGCGCAAGCAGTCCAACGGGACAATGGTCAACTACCTCTACGACCTCTCCCAGATCTCACAAAATCACGAACAATTCGTCGGTGAAAAGACCGTTGTCGCGTCCGCCGCAGTAAAAACGCTGAGCGGGTCGGTGACACCCAAAAGCTAA
- a CDS encoding TRAP transporter small permease has product MAGQSSAVTSRTGNNPFLRGVAALSTLAGWCSAAMIVAAVAITCQMIFVRFVLNQSTVWQTEAVVYLAIGATLVGLPYVQRLRGHVNVDLVPLALSKTARYYMYLLTMGLSIAIVAIVLFYGYEHWHLAYERNWKSDTIWAVRLWIPYLSIPVGFGLFLLQLIADLVAVLLKIDAPFGLEDV; this is encoded by the coding sequence ATGGCTGGTCAAAGCTCAGCCGTCACTTCGCGCACGGGTAATAACCCATTTCTGCGCGGTGTAGCGGCCCTCTCTACCCTCGCCGGTTGGTGCTCTGCGGCCATGATCGTTGCTGCAGTCGCAATCACCTGCCAAATGATATTCGTACGTTTCGTTCTGAACCAATCGACCGTTTGGCAGACAGAAGCTGTTGTTTATCTCGCAATTGGTGCGACGCTTGTTGGGCTGCCTTATGTGCAACGACTGCGTGGGCACGTCAATGTTGACCTGGTCCCGCTGGCGCTGTCCAAAACCGCTCGATATTACATGTATCTGCTGACCATGGGGCTCTCGATTGCGATTGTCGCGATTGTCCTGTTCTACGGCTACGAGCATTGGCACCTCGCTTACGAGCGCAATTGGAAGTCCGACACGATCTGGGCCGTCCGGCTTTGGATCCCGTATCTTTCGATCCCCGTTGGGTTTGGCTTGTTCTTGCTTCAGCTCATCGCTGATCTGGTCGCCGTCCTCCTGAAAATTGACGCACCCTTTGGTTTGGAGGACGTGTAA
- a CDS encoding universal stress protein translates to MYNNILVPISFDADRDAKKALEVAQTLCGEGGKITALHVIEHLPEYSSDLLPENHLEVAKAVIGEKLKPIVDGTEGASIEIVEGHSGRTILDFGISHDIDCIVIASHRPGLQDYLLGSTAARVVRHASCAVHVVR, encoded by the coding sequence ATGTACAACAATATCCTCGTGCCAATTTCATTTGACGCAGACAGAGACGCAAAGAAGGCGTTGGAAGTCGCACAGACGCTTTGCGGCGAAGGCGGCAAGATCACGGCTCTGCATGTGATTGAGCACTTGCCTGAATACTCCAGCGATCTGCTTCCAGAAAACCATCTTGAGGTTGCCAAAGCTGTGATCGGAGAAAAACTAAAACCAATCGTTGATGGGACCGAAGGGGCCAGCATCGAGATCGTCGAAGGGCATTCAGGACGCACAATCCTCGATTTCGGAATCTCTCACGACATAGATTGCATCGTCATCGCGAGTCACCGCCCAGGGCTCCAGGACTATCTTTTGGGCTCCACGGCGGCGCGTGTCGTACGACATGCGTCTTGTGCAGTCCATGTCGTTCGATAG
- a CDS encoding trypsin-like serine protease, with translation MKHTAIVALVVICSTFFSTPAGMAEASKVPDVGPLGDDAFVLELDALCGVGKKLAQGCQAIREREIVDASMPPWRAIGRVNFASTEVRQHCTGTLLSERIVLTASHCLYNFPRKSWIPAQSIRFVAGYQRGAGEAVSEVARYIVDPVQNIHSRDFRSNFSQDWALLVLKDPIGRETGFLTPHSMDTRELEDTSFLLAGYAALRPHVLSVAGDCGAPENSVDHRLIFQKCSVMHGDSGAPVLAHIDGEEKVIGVFSGTVSNQSEFLSISIPISNLGTALRLELNWESR, from the coding sequence ATGAAGCATACTGCTATAGTCGCGCTGGTGGTGATTTGTTCCACCTTTTTCTCGACACCGGCAGGTATGGCCGAAGCCTCGAAAGTTCCGGATGTCGGGCCACTTGGTGATGATGCTTTTGTACTCGAGTTGGATGCGCTGTGCGGGGTCGGTAAAAAATTAGCTCAAGGTTGCCAAGCTATCCGAGAACGCGAAATTGTGGATGCATCGATGCCGCCATGGAGGGCTATTGGTCGCGTAAATTTCGCCAGCACCGAGGTCAGACAACATTGCACCGGAACACTCCTGTCCGAGCGAATTGTACTCACGGCATCGCATTGTTTGTACAACTTCCCCCGGAAATCATGGATTCCTGCACAAAGCATTCGGTTTGTCGCAGGTTACCAACGAGGTGCAGGGGAAGCTGTTTCTGAGGTCGCCAGGTATATTGTCGATCCGGTGCAGAACATCCACAGCCGTGATTTCAGGAGTAACTTCTCTCAGGATTGGGCTTTGTTAGTTTTGAAGGACCCAATCGGTCGAGAGACAGGATTTCTGACCCCGCACTCGATGGACACGAGAGAACTTGAAGACACATCTTTCCTCCTCGCAGGGTACGCGGCCTTAAGACCACATGTTCTGTCGGTCGCCGGTGATTGTGGAGCTCCAGAGAACAGCGTGGATCACAGGCTAATTTTTCAAAAGTGCTCCGTGATGCATGGCGACTCTGGCGCACCAGTTCTTGCCCATATTGATGGCGAGGAAAAAGTTATTGGTGTCTTTTCCGGCACCGTTTCGAACCAGTCGGAGTTTCTTAGCATTAGCATCCCAATATCCAATTTGGGAACTGCCCTGCGATTGGAACTCAATTGGGAAAGTCGGTAG
- a CDS encoding GntR family transcriptional regulator codes for MGLNRAEQIAESLEQLVFQGEYEDGERLDEIKLAEHFNVSRTPIREALQRLVMSGMAEQIPRRGVFIRQPGPVELLEMFETMAELEAACGRFAAARMSDDDLERLVEANLRCRDAVEKEDAAGYYHENEVFHQEIYRGATNSHLQGEALRLQNRLKPYRRVQLRFRGRMAQSLAEHDEIIQALKSGDSELAAKLLRAHVTVQGEKFQQLMAGLKN; via the coding sequence ATGGGATTGAATCGAGCAGAACAGATTGCGGAATCACTTGAACAGCTTGTGTTTCAAGGAGAATACGAGGACGGTGAGAGACTTGATGAGATCAAGCTCGCTGAACATTTTAACGTGTCGCGAACCCCCATTCGGGAAGCTCTCCAGCGGCTCGTCATGTCTGGAATGGCTGAACAAATTCCGCGTCGGGGTGTTTTTATCCGCCAGCCAGGCCCCGTGGAACTGCTCGAAATGTTTGAAACAATGGCGGAGCTAGAGGCAGCCTGTGGACGCTTCGCGGCGGCCAGGATGAGCGACGATGATCTGGAACGCCTCGTAGAAGCAAACCTCAGATGTCGGGATGCTGTCGAAAAGGAAGATGCGGCTGGTTACTATCATGAGAATGAAGTCTTCCATCAGGAAATCTATAGGGGCGCCACAAACTCCCATTTACAAGGCGAAGCCTTGCGTTTGCAGAATCGTCTGAAACCATACCGGCGCGTGCAGCTCCGGTTTCGCGGGCGTATGGCCCAATCTCTGGCAGAACACGACGAGATTATCCAAGCCTTAAAGTCTGGGGATTCCGAACTTGCCGCCAAACTTCTCCGCGCCCACGTCACGGTGCAAGGCGAGAAGTTTCAGCAATTAATGGCCGGACTTAAGAACTAG